The following are encoded in a window of Ricinus communis isolate WT05 ecotype wild-type chromosome 4, ASM1957865v1, whole genome shotgun sequence genomic DNA:
- the LOC112536233 gene encoding uncharacterized protein LOC112536233 has translation MAIIDMLEEIRCALMERMHCKLMHASGLTDSIIPRIRTNLEETKYNSRSCTCKPNVGGKFQVNIGEDQFMIDINMHTYTCRALQITGIPCMHSCSSIHWMNQDSATFVEKCYTVELETYKSSLEPLNGKRMWPQADGPPIKASKFKKMPSRPKKNRKRDIIVDPKNPNKLSK, from the coding sequence ATGGCCATTATAGACATGCTAGAAGAGATTAGATGTGCATTAATGGAGAGAATGCATTGTAAGTTGATGCATGCTAGTGGTTTAACTGACTCCATCATACCTAGAATTAGAACTAACCTTGAAGAAACCAAGTACAATAGTAGATCATGTACTTGCAAACCTAATGTTGGTGGCAAGTTTCAAGTAAACATAGGAGAGGATCAGtttatgattgatataaatatgcaCACCTATACTTGTAGAGCATTGCAGATAACAGGCATTCCTTGTATGCATTCCTGTTCTAGCATTCATTGGATGAACCAGGATAGTGCAACCTTTGTGGAAAAGTGCTATACTGTAGAACTTGAAACCTACAAAAGTTCTCTTGAGCCACTGAATGGTAAAAGAATGTGGCCACAAGCTGATGGGCCTCCAATCAAGGCAtccaaatttaagaaaatgccTAGTAGACCCAAGAAGAACAGGAAGAGAGATATCATTGTAGatccaaagaatcctaatAAGTTGTCCAAATAA